The Streptomyces pactum genome contains a region encoding:
- a CDS encoding ATP-binding protein has protein sequence MSSPAHSVLRSPGEPASEAGAASPLGDLAHTARPAARRDEWPLPAPHTKHYQPGGRPASAVLRIARGGGGFARARGFTRDTLTGWSLDRYADDAVLVITELVSNAVRHAVPSAAAGTPEVRLGLALDPGRLTLTVSDPGDNAPVFTPSGGSALQEHGRGLCIVDALAEEWGWTPRPPAGKTVWAKLSTRPLT, from the coding sequence GTGTCGTCACCTGCGCATTCCGTGCTCCGGTCGCCCGGCGAACCCGCGTCGGAGGCAGGCGCGGCGAGCCCGCTCGGAGACCTTGCGCACACCGCGCGACCGGCCGCCCGCCGCGACGAGTGGCCGCTCCCAGCCCCGCACACCAAGCACTACCAGCCGGGCGGCCGGCCCGCTTCCGCGGTGCTGCGCATCGCGCGCGGCGGAGGGGGCTTCGCCCGGGCCCGGGGCTTCACGAGGGACACGTTGACCGGCTGGTCCCTGGACCGGTACGCCGACGACGCCGTCCTCGTGATCACCGAGCTGGTCTCCAACGCCGTGCGGCACGCGGTGCCGTCGGCGGCGGCCGGCACGCCCGAGGTCAGGCTGGGACTCGCCCTGGACCCCGGCCGTCTGACGCTGACCGTCTCCGATCCCGGGGACAACGCGCCCGTGTTCACCCCGTCCGGCGGCTCCGCACTCCAGGAGCACGGACGAGGCCTGTGCATCGTCGACGCCCTCGCGGAGGAGTGGGGCTGGACCCCGAGGCCTCCGGCCGGCAAGACCGTCTGGGCCAAGTTGTCGACCCGCCCCCTCACCTGA
- a CDS encoding DUF397 domain-containing protein has product MPPVRNGVQASLLDACWKKSRHSNAEGNCVEVALVDGGIAMRNSRDPDGPALVYTPAEVAAFLAGAKEGEFDHLL; this is encoded by the coding sequence GTGCCACCAGTGCGCAACGGAGTGCAGGCCAGCCTGTTGGACGCCTGCTGGAAGAAGAGTCGGCACAGCAACGCCGAGGGCAACTGCGTCGAGGTGGCCCTCGTGGACGGAGGCATCGCGATGCGCAACTCCCGCGATCCGGACGGCCCCGCGCTCGTCTACACCCCCGCCGAGGTGGCCGCCTTCCTGGCCGGGGCGAAGGAGGGCGAGTTCGACCACCTGCTGTGA
- a CDS encoding helix-turn-helix domain-containing protein codes for MSAASHRLSRLEPYLERAEPAPTLLKMLVGVQLAGFREDAGLSQDQAARDLGFSAAKLSRIESGKGRKPPTETDVRALLERYGTDAYEASVLLKLLRRAGEPGWWQRYDKRLMPEWFDRLVGLQEAAATIRTFEIQYVPGLLQTPAYTRAVVERGLPNAPSGEVQRRVELRMRRAELLGRADAPQLWAIIDESVLLRVLGSREVMREQLTHLVEMAGQPHVTLQIVPLDVTNASAPAIPVTYLRFGGIDLPDVVYLEHIKSANFLEDRDETEEYRVALDRLADEALTPRDSLELLRETMALRYPDK; via the coding sequence ATGTCCGCCGCGTCGCATCGCCTCTCCCGTCTCGAGCCGTATCTGGAACGGGCCGAGCCGGCTCCGACTCTGCTGAAGATGCTCGTCGGCGTTCAGCTTGCGGGCTTCCGCGAGGACGCCGGCCTCTCCCAGGACCAGGCGGCGCGCGACCTCGGGTTCAGCGCGGCGAAGCTCTCGCGCATCGAGTCGGGCAAGGGCCGCAAGCCCCCGACGGAGACGGACGTCCGCGCACTGCTGGAGCGGTACGGCACCGATGCCTACGAGGCCTCGGTCCTGCTCAAGCTGTTGCGACGCGCCGGGGAACCGGGCTGGTGGCAGCGGTACGACAAACGTCTGATGCCTGAGTGGTTCGACCGCCTGGTCGGACTGCAGGAGGCCGCGGCGACCATCCGGACCTTCGAGATCCAGTACGTTCCCGGACTGCTCCAGACGCCGGCCTACACCCGGGCCGTGGTCGAGCGGGGCCTGCCGAACGCGCCTTCCGGTGAGGTCCAGCGGCGTGTCGAACTGCGCATGCGCCGTGCGGAGTTGCTGGGCCGCGCTGACGCGCCACAGTTGTGGGCGATCATCGACGAGTCCGTGCTGCTGCGAGTACTGGGCAGCCGCGAGGTCATGCGTGAACAGCTCACGCACCTCGTCGAGATGGCCGGGCAGCCGCATGTGACGCTGCAGATCGTGCCGCTGGACGTGACGAACGCATCGGCACCCGCGATTCCGGTCACCTACCTGCGGTTCGGCGGCATCGACCTGCCCGACGTGGTCTACCTGGAGCACATCAAGAGCGCCAACTTCCTCGAGGACCGTGACGAGACCGAGGAGTACCGGGTCGCGCTGGACCGCCTGGCCGATGAGGCGCTCACTCCGCGCGATTCACTCGAGCTGCTGCGCGAGACGATGGCGCTGCGCTACCCCGACAAGTAG
- a CDS encoding SAM-dependent methyltransferase, with product MQADKRLSTEIDANVPTAARMYDYYLGGKDNYAADRAAVGELDKVVPSTRRLALNNRRFLQRVVRILAQEYGIRQFLDHGSGLPTQDNVHQIAQGVAPDSRVVYVDNDPMVLVHGRALLDQNERTAVIHADMRSTEEIFSHPDTQRLIDFSQPVAVLFNSVFHCIPDSETDGPMAVVRRVTERLAPGSYAVMCQLVSEDAEVRESVTEFMDRATQGHWGRVREPKDVEALFEGMDILEPGLVEVSTWRPDTDVVPRQLTDEWIEFGGLGRIR from the coding sequence ATGCAAGCCGACAAGCGGTTGTCCACGGAGATCGACGCCAACGTGCCCACGGCCGCACGTATGTACGATTACTATCTGGGCGGCAAGGACAACTACGCGGCCGACCGGGCGGCGGTCGGAGAGCTGGACAAGGTCGTACCCAGCACCCGTCGGCTCGCGCTGAACAACCGGCGCTTCCTGCAGCGGGTCGTCAGGATCCTCGCGCAGGAATACGGTATCCGCCAGTTCCTGGACCACGGCTCCGGCCTGCCCACGCAGGACAACGTCCACCAGATCGCCCAGGGCGTCGCCCCCGACTCGCGCGTCGTCTACGTCGACAACGACCCGATGGTGCTGGTCCACGGCCGCGCGCTGCTCGACCAGAACGAACGCACCGCCGTCATCCACGCCGACATGCGTTCGACGGAGGAGATCTTCTCCCACCCGGACACCCAGCGCCTGATCGACTTCTCGCAGCCGGTGGCCGTCCTGTTCAACTCGGTCTTCCACTGCATCCCGGACAGCGAGACCGACGGCCCGATGGCGGTCGTCCGCCGCGTGACCGAGCGGCTGGCGCCCGGGAGCTACGCGGTGATGTGCCAACTGGTCAGCGAGGACGCCGAGGTGCGCGAGTCCGTCACGGAGTTCATGGACCGGGCGACCCAGGGGCACTGGGGCCGGGTCCGCGAGCCGAAGGACGTCGAGGCCCTCTTCGAAGGCATGGACATCCTGGAGCCGGGCCTGGTCGAGGTCTCGACCTGGCGCCCGGACACCGACGTGGTCCCCCGCCAGCTCACCGACGAGTGGATCGAGTTCGGCGGTCTGGGACGCATCCGCTAG
- a CDS encoding ABC transporter substrate-binding protein yields MNVTHPRPRTTRTAALAAALAAVLLAGTACSTKAEGGSTDEAADGVKAGPGVSDKAIKLGALTDLTGPYATLGKSIVQAQQMWADETNAAGGICGRKVEIVVKDHGYDVQKAVTAYADISPDVVALPQVIGSPVVAALLDDIERDHMLTFPQAWAASLLGRDSVQVLGTTYDLDMIAAVDFLTRTKKIAKGDTIGHVYFEGDYGANALEGSEWAAEQAGMKVVGQKIKATDTDLTAQVSALSKAGVKAILISAGPAQTASLAGVAAARGLKVPIVSSAPGYAPQLMKTPAAAALEAMVHVVSAAPAVSSDLPGVKKMVASYNKKYPGEPVDSGVLSGYNAAQLMGSDLKKACEGGSLTRQDVVKAHRSQKNVDTGLGTPQNFTLVTEPASRSTYVLKPDAEAVGGLVGLEEAHKAPGVDAYLAARG; encoded by the coding sequence GTGAACGTCACGCACCCCAGGCCCCGCACCACCCGGACCGCCGCTCTGGCCGCGGCACTGGCCGCCGTGCTGCTCGCGGGCACCGCGTGCAGCACGAAGGCGGAGGGCGGGAGCACCGACGAAGCCGCCGACGGCGTCAAGGCCGGCCCCGGAGTCAGCGACAAGGCCATCAAGCTGGGCGCGCTGACCGACCTTACCGGCCCCTACGCCACCCTCGGCAAGAGCATCGTGCAGGCCCAGCAGATGTGGGCCGACGAGACCAACGCCGCGGGCGGCATCTGCGGCCGCAAGGTCGAGATCGTCGTCAAGGACCACGGCTACGACGTGCAGAAGGCGGTCACCGCCTACGCCGACATCTCCCCGGACGTCGTCGCCCTGCCCCAGGTGATCGGCTCGCCGGTGGTCGCGGCCCTGCTCGACGACATCGAGCGGGACCACATGCTGACCTTCCCGCAGGCCTGGGCCGCCTCGCTGCTGGGCAGGGACTCCGTCCAGGTCCTCGGCACCACCTACGACCTCGACATGATCGCCGCCGTCGACTTCCTGACCCGCACCAAGAAGATCGCCAAGGGTGACACGATCGGCCACGTCTACTTCGAGGGCGACTACGGCGCCAACGCGCTGGAGGGCTCCGAGTGGGCCGCCGAGCAGGCGGGGATGAAGGTGGTAGGCCAGAAGATCAAGGCCACGGACACCGATCTCACCGCGCAGGTCTCGGCGCTGAGCAAGGCCGGGGTGAAGGCGATCCTGATCAGCGCGGGCCCCGCCCAGACCGCCTCCCTCGCCGGCGTGGCCGCCGCCCGGGGCCTGAAGGTGCCGATCGTCAGCAGCGCTCCCGGCTACGCCCCGCAGTTGATGAAGACGCCCGCGGCGGCGGCGCTGGAAGCCATGGTCCACGTGGTCAGCGCCGCACCGGCGGTCAGCTCCGACCTGCCCGGCGTCAAGAAGATGGTCGCCTCCTACAACAAGAAGTACCCGGGCGAGCCGGTCGACTCGGGAGTGCTCTCCGGATACAACGCCGCCCAACTGATGGGCTCCGACCTGAAGAAGGCCTGTGAGGGCGGCAGCCTCACCCGTCAGGACGTGGTCAAGGCGCACCGCTCGCAGAAGAACGTCGACACCGGCCTCGGCACTCCGCAGAACTTCACCCTCGTGACCGAGCCGGCCAGCCGGTCCACCTACGTGCTGAAGCCCGACGCCGAGGCGGTCGGTGGCCTGGTCGGCCTGGAGGAGGCGCACAAGGCGCCCGGCGTCGACGCGTACCTGGCCGCTCGCGGCTGA
- a CDS encoding branched-chain amino acid ABC transporter permease, protein MLPALLLCALPFYLDAFWLRIGLFSMAAAIGAVGLGLLSGTAGQLSLGHAFFLAVGAYGYVWLAGEPGPGLPPAVAAVLAVLLAGAAGGLFSPVAGRVKGIYLGVATLALVFLGHHVLLTADSVTGGFNGRSVPPLEIGGFTFAETDPELTVLGVPFGAEERLWYLGLALFALTWFTARGLLRGRPGRALVALRDSETAASVMGVHVARYRSAAFVVSSMYAGLAGVLLALSFRRVVPDYFSLLLSVDYLAMIVIGGLGSVAGATAGAVFVTALPLLMTRYADQLPLVATPGSGDGSIGPTEASRYLYGAAIVVILLYAPDGLHGLTRRTRARLRRKPSVTGPPDAGATPRPPGTTANTARTKEHTP, encoded by the coding sequence CTGCTGCCCGCCCTCCTCCTGTGCGCCCTGCCCTTCTACCTCGACGCCTTCTGGCTGCGCATCGGCCTGTTCTCCATGGCCGCCGCCATCGGCGCCGTCGGCCTGGGCCTGCTCAGTGGTACCGCCGGACAGCTCTCCCTCGGACACGCCTTCTTCCTCGCCGTCGGCGCCTACGGCTACGTATGGCTGGCGGGGGAGCCCGGACCGGGGCTGCCGCCCGCCGTCGCCGCCGTCCTCGCGGTGCTGCTCGCCGGTGCCGCGGGCGGCCTGTTCAGCCCCGTCGCCGGCCGGGTCAAGGGCATCTACCTCGGCGTGGCCACCCTCGCCCTGGTCTTCCTGGGCCACCACGTCCTGCTCACCGCGGACTCCGTCACCGGCGGCTTCAACGGACGTTCGGTGCCGCCCCTGGAGATCGGCGGGTTCACCTTCGCCGAGACCGACCCCGAACTGACCGTCCTGGGCGTGCCGTTCGGCGCCGAGGAACGGCTCTGGTACCTGGGTCTCGCCCTCTTCGCGCTCACCTGGTTCACCGCGCGCGGACTGCTGCGCGGACGCCCCGGACGCGCCCTGGTGGCGCTGCGCGACAGTGAGACCGCGGCGTCCGTCATGGGCGTGCACGTGGCCCGGTACCGCTCGGCCGCGTTCGTCGTCTCCTCGATGTACGCGGGCCTCGCCGGCGTCCTGCTCGCACTGTCCTTCCGCCGAGTCGTGCCCGACTACTTCTCCCTCCTCCTTTCCGTCGACTACCTCGCCATGATCGTCATCGGCGGCCTCGGCTCGGTGGCGGGAGCCACCGCCGGCGCCGTCTTCGTCACCGCGCTGCCCCTGCTGATGACCCGCTACGCCGACCAGTTGCCGCTGGTGGCGACCCCGGGCTCCGGCGACGGCTCGATCGGTCCGACCGAGGCCTCCCGCTACCTCTACGGCGCGGCGATCGTCGTGATCCTGCTCTACGCCCCCGACGGCCTGCACGGACTGACCCGTCGGACCCGCGCCCGCCTGCGCCGCAAGCCATCCGTCACCGGTCCTCCGGACGCCGGTGCCACACCCCGGCCCCCGGGCACCACCGCCAACACCGCACGAACCAAGGAGCACACCCCGTGA
- a CDS encoding branched-chain amino acid ABC transporter permease: protein MTGFLDNLLNGLALGSVYALIALGFVTIFKASGVLSFAHGSLLLLGGYLVAVLHDDIGFAGALAVAVLVTAAVAGALDRLVLQRVGTDPHSAHVQTIVTIGIDIVLVTDLARRIGGDLLPLGDPWGNSVTDLGPVTVADSRIAAILVSAVAIGGAFALFRFTPWGLSLRAAAEDGEAAALMGVRLTRVRTVAWCLAGGLAALAAVFLVAFPAPGLERTTGQIALKAFPAAILGGMASPVGALVGSMLIGLTEAFVAGYQSDLHVLGEGFGDVAPYAVMVLVLLVRPAGLFAAKGAARV, encoded by the coding sequence ATGACCGGCTTCCTCGACAACCTCCTCAACGGCCTCGCCCTGGGGTCCGTCTACGCCCTGATCGCCCTCGGCTTCGTCACCATCTTCAAGGCGTCCGGCGTGCTGAGCTTCGCCCACGGTTCCCTGCTCCTGCTCGGCGGGTACCTCGTCGCCGTCCTGCACGACGACATCGGCTTCGCCGGGGCGCTGGCCGTCGCCGTCCTCGTGACGGCGGCCGTGGCCGGGGCCCTGGACCGGCTGGTGCTGCAACGGGTCGGGACCGACCCGCACTCCGCCCACGTCCAGACCATCGTCACCATCGGCATAGACATCGTCCTGGTCACCGACCTGGCCCGGCGCATCGGCGGCGACCTGCTGCCGCTCGGCGACCCCTGGGGCAACTCGGTGACGGACCTGGGCCCGGTGACCGTCGCCGACAGCCGCATCGCCGCGATCCTGGTGTCCGCCGTGGCCATCGGCGGGGCCTTCGCCCTCTTCAGGTTCACTCCCTGGGGCCTGTCGCTGCGCGCGGCGGCCGAGGACGGGGAGGCCGCCGCCCTCATGGGCGTACGTCTGACCCGCGTACGCACCGTCGCCTGGTGCCTGGCAGGCGGACTCGCCGCGCTCGCCGCGGTCTTCCTGGTCGCCTTCCCGGCGCCCGGACTGGAGCGCACCACCGGGCAGATCGCCCTGAAGGCCTTCCCGGCCGCCATCCTCGGCGGCATGGCCTCCCCGGTCGGCGCCCTGGTCGGCAGCATGCTGATCGGCCTCACCGAGGCCTTCGTCGCGGGCTACCAGTCCGACCTGCACGTCCTCGGCGAGGGCTTCGGCGACGTCGCCCCGTACGCCGTGATGGTGCTGGTCCTCCTGGTGCGCCCCGCCGGGCTCTTCGCGGCGAAGGGAGCGGCCCGTGTCTGA
- a CDS encoding ABC transporter ATP-binding protein yields MTTRTAAPPALEVRNVTVRFAGLVALDDVSFTVAPGTVHAVIGPNGAGKSTCFNVLSGLYRPTAGTVRLGDAELTRLAPHRIAALGVARTFQNIVTTQGTVADNLMLGRHALSHAGFAASALRLPRAVREQREHLAKAREIAELTGLGAHFDAPVALLSYGDRKRVELARALCLEPRVLLLDEPVAGMNAAERARMTEVVREIRAELGLSVVLVEHDMGLVMRLADEVTVLDFGKAIAHGTPAEVRRGPEVLRAYLGTGTTGEDAA; encoded by the coding sequence GTGACCACCCGAACCGCCGCACCCCCCGCGCTCGAGGTCCGGAACGTGACCGTGCGCTTCGCCGGGCTGGTCGCCCTCGACGACGTCTCCTTCACCGTCGCCCCGGGCACCGTGCACGCCGTCATCGGCCCCAACGGCGCGGGCAAGTCCACCTGTTTCAACGTCCTGTCGGGCCTCTACCGGCCCACCGCGGGCACCGTGCGACTCGGCGACGCCGAACTGACCCGGCTCGCCCCGCACAGGATCGCCGCCCTCGGCGTGGCCCGCACCTTCCAGAACATCGTCACCACTCAGGGCACCGTCGCCGACAACCTGATGCTCGGCCGCCACGCCCTGTCCCACGCCGGCTTCGCCGCCAGCGCCCTGCGTCTGCCGCGCGCCGTGCGCGAGCAGCGTGAACACCTCGCCAAGGCCCGTGAGATCGCCGAACTCACCGGCCTGGGCGCCCACTTCGACGCACCCGTCGCCCTGCTGTCCTACGGCGACCGCAAGCGCGTCGAACTCGCCCGTGCCCTCTGTCTGGAGCCCCGTGTACTGCTGCTCGACGAACCCGTGGCCGGCATGAACGCCGCCGAACGCGCCCGCATGACCGAGGTCGTCCGGGAGATCCGCGCCGAACTCGGCCTGTCCGTAGTACTGGTCGAGCACGACATGGGACTGGTCATGCGGCTCGCCGACGAGGTCACCGTGCTCGACTTCGGCAAGGCCATCGCCCACGGCACCCCCGCCGAGGTCCGGCGCGGCCCCGAGGTGCTGCGCGCCTACCTCGGCACCGGCACGACCGGGGAGGACGCGGCATGA
- a CDS encoding ABC transporter ATP-binding protein, giving the protein MPAAPPDGEPALRVDGLDVTYGRALSALRSVSLTVPYGGVVALLGANGAGKTTLLRAVSGTLRLHRGAITAGRVRYGDTALEGRDPVAAVRAGVVQVPEGRRVFAGLSVDENLRAGGLGLGRRAPAQVRESRERVFTLFPRLAERTRQAAGLLSGGEQQMLAIGRALMAAPRLLLLDEPSLGLAPMMVDRIAEVVREINTQGTAVLLVEQNAGMALSLAEHAYVLEVGEIRLAGAAGELARTDAVRRLYLGDTTEATDGKGAA; this is encoded by the coding sequence ATGCCCGCAGCACCACCGGACGGCGAGCCCGCCCTGCGCGTCGATGGCCTCGACGTGACGTACGGGCGCGCACTGTCCGCCCTCCGTTCCGTGTCCCTGACCGTCCCCTACGGCGGCGTGGTCGCGCTGCTCGGTGCCAACGGCGCCGGCAAGACGACGCTGCTGCGGGCGGTCTCGGGCACACTGCGCCTGCACCGCGGCGCGATCACGGCCGGCCGGGTCCGCTACGGCGACACGGCCCTCGAAGGCCGGGACCCGGTCGCCGCCGTACGCGCCGGAGTCGTACAGGTACCCGAGGGCAGGCGGGTGTTCGCCGGACTCAGCGTCGACGAGAACCTGCGGGCCGGCGGGCTCGGACTCGGCCGGCGCGCCCCGGCCCAGGTCCGCGAGTCCCGGGAGCGGGTCTTCACCCTCTTCCCGCGGCTCGCCGAACGCACCCGCCAGGCCGCCGGCCTGCTGTCCGGCGGAGAGCAGCAGATGCTGGCCATCGGCCGTGCCCTGATGGCCGCACCCCGCCTGCTCCTCCTCGACGAGCCCTCCCTCGGGCTGGCCCCGATGATGGTCGACCGCATCGCCGAGGTCGTCCGCGAGATCAACACCCAGGGCACCGCCGTACTCCTCGTGGAACAGAACGCCGGCATGGCGTTGTCCCTCGCCGAACACGCCTACGTCCTGGAGGTCGGCGAGATCCGGCTGGCCGGCGCCGCCGGCGAACTCGCGCGGACGGACGCCGTGCGCCGCCTCTACCTGGGGGACACCACCGAGGCCACCGACGGCAAGGGGGCCGCGTGA
- a CDS encoding FAD-binding oxidoreductase — MGGIDDTAVGSLREALRGPVITPPDPGYDEARSIYNAMIDRRPAAVAQCVDVADVQATISFAKDTGAELAVRGGGHSGPGLCLVDDGLMLDLSPMRWVRVDPDAGTVQVGGGSQLGDVDHATHAFGLAVPAGIMSTTGVGGLTLGGGHGYLTRKYGLTIDSLLSADVVLADGSCVTASAENHPDLFWALRGGGGNFGVVTSFTFRPRPAHTVGVAVTVWPVDRTPEVLRWYREFLPAAPEDLYGFFAVLVVPPGPPFPEPIHGQKVCGVVWCYTGDLSAERLEQVLAVVGEPAPPAFHFTTPMPYPELQTMFDTLIPKGLQWYWRGDFFDTVSDAAVDVHHTFGENIPTDLSTMHLYPVDGAAHQVGADDTAWAYRDAVWSGVIGGIDPDPARADLIRQWCVDYWTALHPHSMGGSYVNFIGEQESADRVRTTYRGHFDRLASIKGAYDPDNLFHVNQNIPPVPG; from the coding sequence ATGGGCGGCATCGACGACACTGCTGTCGGCAGTCTGCGGGAGGCGCTGCGGGGACCGGTGATCACCCCGCCGGATCCGGGCTACGACGAGGCCCGCAGCATTTACAACGCGATGATCGATCGGCGGCCGGCCGCTGTCGCGCAGTGCGTGGACGTGGCGGACGTGCAGGCGACGATCTCCTTCGCCAAGGACACCGGAGCCGAGCTGGCGGTGCGCGGCGGCGGTCACAGCGGGCCGGGTCTGTGCCTGGTCGACGACGGGCTGATGCTCGACCTGTCGCCGATGCGCTGGGTCAGGGTGGATCCGGACGCGGGCACCGTCCAGGTCGGAGGCGGCAGCCAGCTCGGTGACGTGGATCATGCCACGCATGCCTTCGGACTCGCCGTGCCCGCAGGGATCATGTCGACCACGGGCGTCGGCGGTCTCACTCTGGGAGGCGGACACGGCTACCTCACGCGCAAGTACGGTCTGACGATCGACAGTCTGCTGTCGGCCGACGTGGTCCTCGCCGACGGTAGCTGCGTCACCGCGTCGGCCGAGAACCACCCGGACCTGTTCTGGGCGTTGCGGGGTGGCGGCGGCAACTTCGGCGTGGTGACGTCGTTCACCTTCCGGCCGCGACCGGCACACACGGTCGGAGTCGCGGTGACGGTGTGGCCCGTCGACCGTACGCCGGAGGTGCTGCGCTGGTACCGGGAGTTCCTGCCCGCCGCTCCCGAGGACCTCTACGGATTCTTCGCGGTGCTGGTCGTGCCGCCCGGCCCGCCCTTCCCCGAGCCGATCCACGGGCAGAAGGTGTGCGGGGTGGTGTGGTGTTACACGGGGGACCTCTCCGCCGAGCGTCTGGAGCAGGTGCTCGCAGTGGTCGGCGAACCGGCGCCGCCTGCCTTCCACTTCACGACCCCCATGCCCTACCCCGAGCTCCAGACGATGTTCGACACACTGATCCCCAAGGGCCTGCAGTGGTACTGGCGCGGCGACTTCTTCGACACGGTCTCCGACGCCGCCGTCGACGTACACCACACATTCGGGGAGAACATCCCGACGGATCTCTCGACCATGCACCTGTACCCGGTGGACGGTGCGGCTCACCAGGTCGGAGCCGATGACACGGCCTGGGCCTATCGCGACGCCGTCTGGTCCGGAGTGATCGGTGGCATCGACCCGGACCCCGCCCGTGCCGACCTGATCCGGCAATGGTGCGTGGACTACTGGACCGCTCTGCACCCGCACTCCATGGGCGGCTCCTACGTCAACTTCATCGGCGAGCAGGAGAGCGCGGACCGGGTCCGGACCACCTACCGGGGGCACTTCGATCGGCTGGCCTCGATCAAGGGTGCCTACGATCCGGACAACCTGTTCCACGTGAACCAGAACATTCCGCCCGTCCCGGGCTGA